Proteins from a genomic interval of Plasmodium reichenowi strain SY57 chromosome 11, whole genome shotgun sequence:
- a CDS encoding 60S ribosomal protein L35, putative, translating into MSNVKAYELRTLKKKELLDKLDELKKELSGLRISKALGNSAKNSKIHGVRKNVARVLTVYNQKRKMELRQLYKNKKFKPYNLRKKLTKNKRLQLSPKQKAAMTLRQKKKVQNFPQRKYLVVHKE; encoded by the exons ATG AGTAATGTTAAAGCTTATGAATTAAGGACCCTCAAGAAGAAAGAATTATTAGATAAATTAGATGAATTGAAAAAGGAGTTAAGTGGCTTAAGAATAAGCAAAGCCTTAGGGAACTCTGCTAAGAATTCAAAAATCCACGGCGTCAGGAAAa ATGTGGCAAGAGTTTTGACGGTTTATAatcaaaaaagaaaaatggAATTGAGACAgttatacaaaaataaaaaattcaaaCCATACaatttaagaaaaaagttgacaaaaaataaaagacTTCAATTATCTCCCAAACAAAAAGCAGCCATGACCCTAAG acaaaaaaaaaaagtacaAAATTTCCCACAAAGAAAATACCTCGTTGTACACAAGGAATAA
- a CDS encoding hypothetical protein (conserved Plasmodium protein, unknown function), with product MKTRCVFFCFVLIFYFPVLYFLHILIKCVHIKKIRTRYLPLFVCNHKQKYVTRNKSLIKKKSTYFKTFLWGYPIYDDSPHKLRRQKIYPNFEYGELRKDQDYDYVITTNLSQNNHKVPDVGYFFNVEEMGTGKTDDIHTPIEVVFGERDIDSKEVEKIKDVLNTFDQGNGLGICTLMGAKRGHFAFKYNGYLGHFHGIKNYLRFLINKHYPGSKVTLISEHWIDNIDQPVCLRHSNIPLSKIGHQRRLIFGKYDYIYENDKNKKIYKGENRSNVWAFYNDPQMLT from the exons atgaaaacaaggtgtgtttttttttgttttgttttaattttttattttcctgtattatattttttacatatattaattaaatgtgtacatataaaaaaaataagaacaAGATATTTACCCTTATTTGTGTGTAATCacaaacaaaaatatgtaaCGAGGAATAAAtctttaataaaaaaaaaatcaacttattttaaaacatttttatgGGGATATCCTATATATGATGATTCACCACATAAATTAAGAAgacaaaaaatatatccGAATTTTGAATATGGAGAACTAAGAAAAGACCAAGACTATGATTACGTTATAACTACTAACCTAAGTCAAAATAA CCATAAAGTTCCAGATGTTGGCTACTTTTTCAATGTTGAAGAAATGGGAACCGGAAAAACTGACGAcat tcACACACCAATTGAAGTAGTTTTCGGTGAACGAGATATCGATTCCAAAGAGGTGGAAAAAATTAAGGATGTTTTAAATACGTTCGATCAAGGaaat GGTTTGGGAATTTGTACATTGATGGGAGCAAAAAGAGGACATTTTgcttttaaatataatggCTATCTGGGTCACTTTCATGGTATTAAAAACTATCTAAG aTTTTTAATTAACAAGCATTATCCAGGCTCAAAAGTAACTCTCATCAGTGAG CACTGGATCGATAATATTGACCAGCCAGTTTGCTTAAGGCACAGCAACATTCCGCTTTCAAAAATTGGTcat CAACGGAGATTGATATTTGGCAAGTACGATTACATATATGAAAATGACAagaataagaaaatatacaaaGGAGAAAATAGAAGTAACGTCTGGGCATTTTATAACGATCCACAAATGTTAAcatga
- a CDS encoding vacuolar membrane protein-related, putative, giving the protein MLRIGKNKTKGVFLIKKLYYTNNSKGWLREYVYTKYRISMPSIENVKYDDIYLSCPSRDDFYVFTKKVPIFLRYLKLITSLENRNNDFIVFTKKCENGLNVEKDVYLTKEELLDIMFINGYSTKEMNALDLSFCSTYQFHYPEISVLFNLDEEDVYKYCLKKRSENPQTLVHLKYEKEKNMLSSYGLIFVFLYFGLNNLVLCNSWFLSKTIPFFSVFYMLGSYFYKDIQKYINKDKNVMIEENNKNKLLGEDIIYKQLKLFSKDTKCTEQLISFKEYCNVLIKKYIHSYINVQKYKVVETLEKKLKEIYNDEQNYKNSLQNILIQEIIKTIYEKIKTDKTFADSILNDAINNIKNINQNDTLINYVKSELQNIQKMDQKNSIVTSVLEQYEKKKQQYLSKYIIHTHELNKIKNIINKSKLDINNLNHMEYNELLQLFNTINNRFGFYVNDDSISTITSPDPEYKSFTQQINKFIIDTNKSFQHKKLLAFLREFHHI; this is encoded by the coding sequence ATGCTTCGAATAGGGAAGAATAAAACAAAAGGGGTCTTTCTCATTAAAAagttatattatacaaataatagTAAGGGATGGCTTAGGGAATACGTATATACAAAGTATCGTATAAGTATGCCAAGCATTGAAAACGtaaaatatgatgatatatatttatcatgTCCTAGTAGAGATGACTTCTATGTATTCACAAAGAAAGTTCCTATATTTTTGAGATATCTTAAATTAATTACATCTTTAGAAAATCGTAATAATgattttattgtttttacAAAAAAGTGTGAGAACGGATTGAATGTTGAAAAAGATGTGTATTTAACAAAGGAGGAATTATTAGACATAATGTTTATAAATGGATATAGTACGAAAGAAATGAATGCTTTAGATTTATCTTTTTGTTCTACTTATCAATTTCATTATCCAGAAATATctgtattatttaatttagATGAGGAAgatgtatataaatattgtttaaaaaaaagaagtGAGAATCCTCAAACATTAGtacatttaaaatatgaaaaagaGAAGAATATGTTATCATCATACGGTctaatatttgtatttttatatttcgGATTAAACAATCTTGTATTATGTAATTCTTGGTTCTTATCGAAGACCATACCATTTTTTTCagtattttatatgttaggttcttatttttataaagatatacaaaaatatataaataaagataaaaacGTAATGattgaagaaaataataaaaataaattattaggagaagatataatatataaacaattaaaattattttcaaaagATACAAAATGTACTGAACAATTAATAAGCTTTAAAGAATATTGTAATGTGTTaattaagaaatatatacacaGTTATATAAATGTCCAAAAGTATAAAGTTGTAGAAACgttagaaaaaaaattaaaagaaatatataatgatgaacagaattataaaaattctctacaaaatatattaatacaagaaattataaaaacaatatatgaaaaaattaaaacagATAAAACATTTGCAGATTCAATTTTAAATGATGctattaataatataaaaaatataaatcaaaatgatacattgataaattatgtaaaatcagaattacaaaatatacaGAAAATGGatcaaaaaaattcaaTTGTTACAAGTGTTTTAGAACaatatgaaaagaaaaaacaacaatatctatcaaaatatattatacatacacacgaattaaataaaattaaaaatattattaataaatctaagcttgatataaataatctAAATCATATGGAATATAATGAACTCTTACAATTATTCAATACCATTAATAATAGATTTGGGTTCTATGTAAATGATGATTCTATATCGACCATAACATCACCAGATCCTGAATATAAATCTTTTACtcaacaaataaataaatttataatagaTACAAATAAATCCTTTCAACATAAAAAACTACTTGCCTTCTTAAGAGAATTCCACCATATATAa
- a CDS encoding hypothetical protein (conserved Plasmodium protein, unknown function~part of same gene as PRSY57_1123700A~gap found within coding sequence), protein TFDGKNFNTSLARLSLVMFVSLLWIYRYNYSHTFPIFSTIVLFIFTVFIGIIIFHNHIILIINILLQIIITIYQMIKYSFKKIYDHINKKVQNYYKNRKGKETKKIK, encoded by the coding sequence ATACCTTTGACGGTAAAAATTTCAACACGTCGCTGGCACGACTAAGCCTAGTAATGTTCGTTTCTCTCTTATGGATTTACagatataattattcaCATACTTTTCCCATATTTTCTACCATCgtcttatttatttttaccGTTTTTATCGGCATAATTATATTCCAcaatcatataatattaattattaacatcttattacaaataataataacgaTCTACCAAATGATTAAATACtcctttaaaaaaatatatgacCATATTAACAAGAAAGTCCAAAactattataaaaataggAAAGGAAAGGAaaccaaaaaaattaaataa
- a CDS encoding hypothetical protein (conserved Plasmodium protein, unknown function~part of same gene as PRSY57_1123700B~gap found within coding sequence) codes for LEINCSDYVRNIKNKLFQEDISKALNVRFIYMGKILDDKKKLEDYLNFYNQDILINNKITNILHENKKGYSTKKILNDINNAHVNTTSKENA; via the exons AACTGGAGATAAATTGTAGTGATTATGTAaggaatataaaaaataaattatttcaAGAAGATATTAGTAAAG CCTTAAATGTCcgatttatttatatggGCAAAATATTAGAtgacaaaaaaaaactaGAAGACTacttaaatttttataatcaggatattttaataaataataaaattacaaatatattacatgaaaataaaaaaggatattctacaaaaaaaatcctaaatgatattaataatgcACATGTAAATACAACATCCAAAGAAAATGCAT
- a CDS encoding DNA-directed RNA polymerase, putative, translating into MFVCKKCSRYVIKKIFYTFIGESKYKLLFLRKGNDYKNIFCFEKGYISTHVRGEKKDDLDIQTLFLDNPSTRNIKDEYEKKTNDKNNMEEYNICNNNNIITNNKIKNCSHMNTFNSKKLYVKDNINNTIHNNYDEQKENKEEYINTPKEKNNLYNLPYKNNNTPIIDKKKLDEQVVKELHNLIISIKKIDKDKKENIIKYINTLNKKYLKNINKNIIVFFENLDIYMSVNGLLICDIGGEEIFNYINKIKLTNNMDIQKETYDDIEKNNVNRNETFLNMDDVTKEDNININNMFDINYIKEKKKRIYGDNIYPIVVKSEEKEEVVPKKKKKKNSNNISQHNNNNKKKCDDYNIINCRNDLGEKTKNHQTNYSNNPKFDYPYNEVEEESNIINVRRQMLIERSSYKKAIEEAEEFVSNLHDLKKITEIQGLCKIYLNWISELEKRIILYKEKNKNKKKKKIFPDFIDDKLLATITVKWTIQYTFNPLKKKYSNNVSTQSKYFEHEYSYQSLFTHIAIKIGEEINNELNLHLLEKKNHLYNYMKTNKNNSSFSHFQKYRIIKQMKHQIGKGHHMRQHAMMGGNTQGMDLNYVDNDKNGTDSCANNNVGIDSCANNHFGIDSCTNNHFGIDSCTNNHFGINSCDEYYGHTNNHVHIKHDDDNIIEWNSVKKATIGGLLLNMLIENAKMDVDINIAKNEFKNEYKYYLFLHKTAKNNAEDLYEECKYKKELNYQNFYEEESNTLKFIILDKYKKNNSYDNNFKKNYIENKICTNNYGTHDKNVVKQNNEDKGNCANLQEVQPSENKKESKFCQKQREKLMRKEIILYRSKRDRNKIELPVFIHSYVWKNNNWYGVIHMRECCANYLLNNAINSHIPLNYLPMICKPKRWENFEGGMLLLKNNFIRCNIKPLFNLNVCNLNRIKNIVSEIGNVGWKINKEILHYIEYAYIHGITIGKIPLYKNYTLPKYINLKEQNNEEIKKYLLLKEEINRLNKCLISERPTFLQKLAVAKTFKDNDIIYFPHNIDFRGRMYPLSPHLHHMSDDICRSLITFAEQKEIGNKGLFWLKIHLANTFGKDKLSFQKRIQWVDQNINNIKKLTQQPFDNIEFWNMAEKPWQALAVAIDLKNALESPNVSKYKSSIPIQQDGTCNGLQHYAALGKDKYGGKAVNIIPSDEPQDIYSVVLDIVISKIKNDLLNISNSHHNNIISSSINENINKNKKYNNSINNYNNNHNRNCNSNVNKNELASYCFKFDLLKRKVVKQTIMTICYGVTSIGAKNQVKGKIQTMIGKELDKNIINKLSQYIANYIFESISEIFKRAMIIKKWFNNLSKVTNELNIPITWISPIGLPCEQPYRLGNRILVNTPLQSISVISYKNSQLHKNKQRLGFPPNFVHSLDASHLMMTAEKMVIQNNFSFAAVHDSYWAHACNVDIMNQFIRESFITLYNEPILENIYNNFRIRLGKFATKIPSSPEQGELDISLVKDSLYFFS; encoded by the coding sequence ATGTTTGtatgtaaaaaatgttCAAGATACGTAATTAAGAAGATTTTCTATACGTTTATAGGTGAGAGCAAATATAAGCTTCTGTTTTTAAGAAAGGGaaatgattataaaaatattttttgttttgaGAAAGGATATATTAGTACTCATGTAAGAggtgaaaaaaaagatgatTTGGATATACAAACCTTGTTTTTGGATAACCCAAGTACACGAAACATAAAAGATGaatatgaaaagaaaacaaaTGATAAGAATAACATGGAAGAGTATAacatatgtaataataataatattattactaataataaaataaaaaattgttcACATATGAATACTTTTAATAGTAAAAAGTTATATGTGaaggataatataaataatacgattcataataattatgatgaacaaaaagaaaataaagaagagtatattaatactccgaaagaaaaaaataatttatacaatttaccatataaaaataacaacaCACCTATTATtgataaaaagaaattagATGAACAAGTTGTAAAAGAATtacataatttaataatatctataaaaaaaatagataaagataaaaaagagaatattataaaatatataaatacattaaataaaaaatatttaaaaaatattaataagaatataattgtattttttgaaaatctggatatatatatgtcaGTCAATGGTTTGTTAATATGTGATATAGGAGGGGAAGAGATATTTAATTacattaataaaattaaattaacaaataatatggatatacaaaaagaaacatatgatgatatagagaaaaataatgtaaatagGAATGAAACCTTTTTGAACATGGATGATGTTACAAAGGAAgacaatattaatataaataatatgttcgatataaattatattaaggaaaaaaaaaaaagaatttatggagataatatatatccaaTAGTTGTTAAATCTGAAGAAAAGGAAGAAGTTGTgccaaaaaaaaaaaaaaaaaaaaattctaataatataagccaacataataataataataaaaaaaaatgtgatgattataatataataaactGTAGAAACGATTTAGgagaaaaaacaaaaaatcATCAAACGAATTATTCTAATAATCCCAAATTTGATTATCCATATAATGAAGTAGAAGAAGAAAGTAATATCATCAATGTTAGAAGGCAAATGTTAATTGAAAGATCATCTTATAAAAAAGCCATAGAAGAAGCAGAAGAATTTGTTTCGAATCTTcatgatttaaaaaaaattaccGAAATTCAAGGTTTgtgtaaaatatatttaaactGGATTAGCGAATTAGAAAAACGTATTATActttataaagaaaaaaataaaaataaaaaaaaaaaaaaaattttccCAGACTTTATAGATGATAAATTATTAGCTACAATAACAGTCAAATGGACCATACAATATACTTTTAACcctttaaaaaaaaagtattcAAATAATGTTTCTACACAATCTAAATATTTTGAGCACGAATATTCTTATCAATCCTTATTTACACATATAGCTATAAAAATAGGAGAAGAAATAAACAATGAACTCAATTTACATTTActagaaaaaaaaaatcatctttataattatatgaagacaaataaaaataattccTCCTTTTCTCATTTCCAAAAATATAggataataaaacaaatgaaGCACCAAATTGGGAAAGGACACCACATGAGACAACATGCTATGATGGGTGGCAACACCCAAGGTATGGATCTTAATTATGTGGATAATGATAAGAATGGCACTGATTCGTGCgcaaataataatgtagGAATTGATTCATGTGCAAATAACCATTTTGGAATTGATTCATGTACAAATAACCATTTTGGAATTGATTCATGTACAAATAACCATTTTGGAATTAATTCTTGTGATGAATATTATGGACATACAAATAACcatgtacatataaaacatgatgatgataatataattgAATGGAATTCTGTTAAGAAGGCAACAATAGGAGGTCTATTATTAAACATGCTTATTGAGAATGCAAAAATGGATGTTGATATTAATATAGcaaaaaatgaatttaaaaatgaatataaatattatttatttttacataaaaCAGCCAAAAATAATGCAGAGGATTTATATGAAgaatgtaaatataaaaaagaattaaattatcaaaatttttatgaagaagaatccaatacattaaaatttattattcttgataaatataaaaagaataatagttatgataataattttaaaaaaaattatatagaaaataaaatatgtaccAATAATTATGGTACACATGATAAAAATGTGGTCAAACAAAATAATGAGGATAAAGGCAATTGTGCAAATCTTCAGGAGGTTCAACCTTCAgagaataaaaaagaaagtaAGTTTTGTCAGAAACAAAGAGAAAAGTTAATgagaaaagaaattattttatatagaTCTAAGAGAGATAGGAATAAAATAGAGTTACCGGTATTTATTCATTCTTATGTAtggaaaaataataattggTATGGTGTAATACATATGCGTGAATGTTGTgcaaattatttattaaataatgcAATAAATTCCCATATTCcattaaattatttaccTATGATATGTAAACCAAAGAGATGGGAAAATTTTGAAGGAGGgatgttattattaaagaataattttattcgttgtaatataaaaccattatttaatttaaatgtttgtaatttaaatagaataaaaaatattgtatCCGAAATAGGTAATGTCGGATGGaaaattaataaagaaattttacattatataGAATATGCATATATTCATGGAATAACCATAGGAAAAATACCactttataaaaattatacgttaccaaaatatattaatttaaaagaacaaaataatgaagaaataaaaaaatatcttttattaaaagaagaaataaatagaTTAAATAAATGCTTAATAAGTGAAAGACCCACATTCTTACAAAAATTAGCAGTAGCAAAAACATTCAAagataatgatattatCTATTTCCCTCATAATATAGATTTTAGAGGAAGGATGTATCCATTATCACCACATCTACATCATATGAGTGATGATATATGTAGAAGCCTAATCACATTCGCCgaacaaaaagaaatagGTAATAAAGGATTGTTCTGGTTAAAAATACATCTTGCTAATACATTTGGAAAAGATAAATTAAGTTTTCAAAAAAGAATTCAATGGGTTGatcaaaatattaataatattaaaaaattaactCAACAACCTTTTGATAATATCGAATTCTGGAATATGGCTGAAAAACCATGGCAAGCATTAGCTGTAGCAATAGATCTTAAAAATGCTTTAGAATCTCCTAATGTTTCTAAGTATAAAAGTAGTATACCAATACAACAAGATGGTACATGTAACGGTTTACAACATTATGCAGCCTTAGGAAAAGATAAATATGGTGGAAAGGCAGTTAATATAATTCCTTCTGATGAACCACAAGATATATATTCCGTAGTTTTAGATATAGTCATAAGTAAGATAAAAAATGACTTGTTGAATATATCAAACAgtcatcataataatatcatatcTTCTAGtattaatgaaaatataaacaaaaacaaaaaatacAACAATAGCATTaacaattataataataaccaTAATAGGAATTGTAATTCtaatgttaataaaaacGAATTAGCTAGCTATTGCTTCAAATTTGatcttttaaaaagaaaagttGTTAAACAAACCATTATGACCATATGCTACGGTGTAACATCTATAGGGGCAAAAAATCAAgtaaaaggaaaaattCAAACAATGATAGGAAAAGAattagataaaaatataattaataaattgtCACAATATATTGccaattatatatttgaatcTATAAgtgaaatatttaaaagagctatgatcataaaaaaatggtttaataatttatctaAAGTTACTAATGAATTAAACATACCAATCACATGGATATCGCCCATAGGATTACCATGTGAACAACCATACAGATTAGGTAATAGAATTCTAGTCAATACACCTTTACAATCAATTAGTGttatttcttataaaaatagtcaattacataaaaataaacaaagGTTAGGATTCCCACCTAATTTTGTTCATTCACTAGATGCATCACATCTCATGATGACAGCAGAAAAAATGGTCattcaaaataattttagCTTTGCTGCTGTACATGATTCTTATTGGGCTCATGCATGTAATGTAGATATTATGAACCAATTTATACGAGAGTCATTTATAACATTGTATAATGAACCTATTctagaaaatatatataacaacTTTAGAATCAGGTTGGGCAAATTTGCTACTAAAATACCATCATCCCCTGAACAGGGAGAATTGGATATTTCCCTGGTAAAGGATAGTCTTTACTTTTTTAGCTGA